The DNA sequence CAAGTTGCGGACGAGCCAAGCCCACTGCACGGCCGGATCGGGCGACGGCTTTCCGATCGAGCCGCCGCGCGAAACCATCTTGTGCAATGGCCGTTGTGTTTGAATCGGCATCGTCCGCTCGCCGCGAAGTTCGTAGCAGAGCTTTTCGCCGACGACGGTCAGGAGACGCCGGATCAAGGCGGGCTGCGCCGAAGCGAAGTCGAGGCACGTCACGATGCCGTAGCTGGCCAGCTTCGTGGCGCTGCGATGGCCGACGCCGGTGATGTCCGACGCCGAGCGTTTGGCCAAGAGATCGCGTTCGGCTTGCTCGCCGACGAGCGCCAGCGCACCGAAGGGCTTGGCCGTATCGGACACCAACTTCGCGAGCGTCTTCGTGCGAGCGATCCCGATCGTGACCGGAACTCCGACGCGCTGCAGGATCTCGCGCTGGATCTCTTGGGCGAAGCGTTCCGGCTGCGGGTCTTCGACGGAGAGAAAGAACTCGTCGATCGAGTAATACTCCACGCACGGAGACCGCTCACGGACGATGGCCAGCATCTCCCGGCTCACGACTTCGTACCAACGGAAGTCTCGTTTGACATAGAGCCCCTCGGGGCACTTCACTGCCGCCTCCCAGATCGGCTCGCCCGTCTTCACCCCTTTGGCCTTCATCTCGTAGCTCTTGGCGATCACGCACGCGCCCTGGTTTCCTAACACGCCGACCGGCTTCTCGCACAGGAACCCGTTGCGGACCCTTTCGGCCGAGACGTAGAAGCAGTCGGCGTCGAGATGGGCGATGAGCATGACAACCTCTTGGCGCGATCGAACGGCGCTGGTACTGTACGTCTGTCACCTATGTGTCGCCAGCCGAAAGACTCGTAGGCTTCCCGCCATGTGCGGACGTTTCACCCTGCGCGCTCGCGTCAACGACATCCTTGCGGAATGGGGCTACGAGCACGCGCTGGAGTATGCCGAGCGCTACAACATCTGCCCCTCACAACAGATCCCGATCGTGACCGGCGATCACACGGCGAAACTCGTGAAGTGGGGACTCGTTCCCGCCTGGGCCGACGACGCGAAGATCGGCAATCGGCTCTCGAATGCCCGGGCCGAGACGGTCGCCGAGAAGCCTGCGTTCCGCAACGGGTTCAAGAAGGGGCGTTGCCTGGTCGTCGCCGATGGGTTCTACGAGTGGAAGAGCGTCGACGGGAAGAAGCAGCCGTATTTCATTCGCTTGAGGAGCGATGAGCCGTTTGCCTTTGCCGGGCTGACCGATCGCTGGACCAAAGGAGAGACGCCGCTGGAGACCGCCGTCATCATTACGACGGAAGCGAACGCGCTGATGGCACCGATCCATGATCGGATGCCCGTGATCCTATCGCGCGAGGCTCACGAGCTCTGGCTCGATCCGGAGTTCCAGGGGAAGGAGCAGTTGCTCGGGTTGCTACGGCCCTACGCCGGCGACGAGATGATCGCGACGCCGGTCAGCACGGTCGTCAACAGTCCGAAGAATGAATCGCCGCAGTGCATCGTGCCCTTGAACTCGCTCTGAGCAAAACGATCTCGCGTAGAACCGAGGCGAAAGGACTGTACGTACAGGTGGCGAATAGCAGAAGGACCGGCATCGATATTCTTATTCGAGGTTGAAACGCATGGTCAAGATTCCTTCTCGGAAGTTTTCCACGACCAAGAAGAAGATCGCTTCCAGGGGCTTCTCGAAAGCGATGGCGAAAATCCCCTCGCGAGGATTTGCCAAAGGGACCGCCAAGATCGTGTCCCGAGGATTCGCCAAGGCGCCGAAAGCGGCGAAGAAGCCGGAGGCTCCGGCGCTCCTTGAGCGTCCTGCCGACGCCAAGGCCCGTCAGGAACGTGTCGCCGCCCTGAAGGCTCAGGCGAAGCTGAAGCCTGCCAGCGAGCTGTAGATCGGCCTGCTGCTTGTCCACCCACTCGACGACGATCCCGTCACGAGCGACGTCCAGCTACGACCACTCGCATTTCTTCCAAGCACGGCCTATCGCATCTGCGGCCGTGATCCTATTGCATGTCTAGGGAATTAGAACGCGGTCTTGCTCGAATACGAAAAAAGCGACGCCCGGCGATTGCTCGCAAGGCGTCGCTTAGTTTGCAATAATTATCGCGAGGCAGTTCGCTAGTAACCGGTCGGGGCTGGATCTGCCTTGCCATACGGAGCTCGCTCGGCGGCTGGGACGGGCTTGGCTCCGGAGATCGGATCCTCGCTCAAAAGCACCTTGAGAGCACGACGCGCCGGAAACGCATGATGCCAACCCTTCGACTTCGTGTAGAAGGCGATCGGGTAAACGCTCGTTCCCGGATAGGGCGTGCAACTGATGAAGATCGATTCCGGAAGGTTTCCACCGGTACCGGTGTAGCCCATTTTGAAAACCCAGCCCTCGTAGCGGCGGGCCCAACCATTCGCCTTCAACTTGATCGTCCGCGAGTATTGGCCGCTCAAAGTCACGAACTTGAAGGTGTCTTCCGCCGGATCGTAGTGCCGCAACCAGACCTCCGCGGTTTCGTCCGCGGAGTTCAGTGCGACCGCACCGGTGTTGCGCGTATCCAACGCCGGAAACAGTTCATCTACGCTTACGTATCCCCAGTCCTTCAGCGAAACCTCGGAAGTGGAGGTTTCGCCCGCTGGGGTCGTCGCATCTTCGGCAAGTGCCCCCTGCGGAGCCACCGCTAGGCACAAGCCCAACACCGCGATCATGAGTCTTTCGAACATCTGCATCCCCTTTCAATTCCGACGAACTACTCGACGAACTTGCTAAACAGTCGGTCGTCGACTCTTCGACTGAGAGGGTGGCGATCACGTGATCGTCAATCCCTCTATAAGGAGCCAGATGAAGTCGAAGTTCGCGAAACCATGGTTCCGAACTGCGCCGTGCGCAACACCATATTTCATGCAGACTTATGCCACGAAAACCTCTCTATTTTTTCCTTCTGCTGCGCAATGCCGCAGCTTAGATCCTTTTCCCTGTAAAATCTCGGACGTCAGGGATGACAGAGGCTCGGCATGAAGTTCAACGCGATCAGCGACGGGCGCAAGCGTCTAGTGCAGCCGCAATGTCGTTAGCCGAACGCGATTCACTCACTTACGGATTTCAACATGCGAGCGCGGAAAAAGTTCACAGAGCTGAGAGACCGCTGTCAGCAGATCACGGATTGGGGCCATGGCAGGCTGATGAGATTTTGCGGCGGCGACGAGAAACTCGTCGACCGCATCGAGAGCAGCTGCGAGTCGCTTCTCTCGAACAAAGAAGGACTTGATCTTAAGGAACTCGCCTGCCTCGTAAACGCAGCATACGCACGCCGCGCCGCCTATGATCGCGAACGACGAGCGCAAAAAGGCGTTATTGAATTTGACGAAACACGCGACGGCAACGAAGAGATTGTCACGAATGACGGCGCTCCTGTTATTTATGAATGTTACGATCGCCTCCAAAAGCATTTGCTAACTTCAGCCAAATGGTTCTCTACGCCACCGCAAGTGCGCACGTTGCGATTGGCCCTGCGCGCGAAGGAATTCGGGTTCCTTCGCTATGCGAAGATATGCGAAGGCCGTACCGAGGCAAATGCAGGCAAGAAGTATCGACGAGGGTCGGTTCGCGCTATTGCTGGACTAGCTTTCGTACTTTGTCACGATTGTCCCGCAGACCTCGACATTATGTTCAGTTACTCTCTCGCGGACTTCGTTCCGTACCGCCCCGCGGTATTGCAGTGGTTCGACTCTCATGTCGCCTATGTCAGAGCAAACCATCAACGACTGGATATTAGCTTGGCGAGGCTAGACGTAGGATTTGCAAGCCTTTGGGAGCGAGCCAACAAGACGTTTCAGGATACCTATTGTCAAAGCAGTCGTCCTGGTCACGACTATCGGATGAGTTTAAGCGCTTTAGCGATGTTGATGGCATCACGATGGCTTGGTTCGCAGCTAGGTCGCGAGTTCAAGAGTTCACTGGTCGGGTGGGAAAAGAATGGACTCCTGGAAGATGCCCAAGTAAAACGACAGCTTGCCGCAATCGGCGACTATTGTGGTGAACACTCGATGCATCAGGATCTGCTTCGGGAAGAAAGGTCGCTTCGGTATGAGCTAACGGCGGCAGCGATGTTCATGTGCGGCGATCGCTGTGGCAAGTTGGGTATGTCTCCTTTGGTCGGCAGCAATTCGGATTCAATTCTGAAATGGGTTGAAGCGAAGAAGCCGAAGGCGTTTAACGGCGTCGTAGGCTATGTCGATGCATTCTTAGTGCGGGCGCCGTATCACAACGAAAGTACAGCAAGAATGATGCTGCAATGGACCAAAGCATCTATGCAGTTTCGAAATTGCATTTCGAGCGAAGTAATCGCGAAGCTGGTAAAAACCCTGACGGAAGATCGTACCGGTTGGGGTGGCGAACGTTTCAACTTGAAAGAAGAGCTCGGGCAAACGTTGAAGATATTGGAGGCTAATGCCTGAGAGCCGATCACCATTGCTTCAACATGGCTCGCGAGTTCAAGGGCTCGCACGGCGAGGAGCGCGAGAAACATTATCTGACAGTGAGAGCATGGCCGACATGCAATTCGTGGCGATCGCCAATACGTTGCTCCGCAAGGCGGGGACCGCGTCGTGACGGATGAGGTCTCGGCGTGGCGTGATCGCGTGCTAGCCGTACGCGATGCTAAGAAAGCGTCGGCCGCTATCGAGCAGCGTCGGGAGCAGCTGTCGCCTACGGCCGGTGGATGTCGGTTGAGCCCGACATTGGTAAACTATGGGCCGATCACCAGAATCGCTAGGAGTTGAACATGACCCGCGAGCCGATGAACAAGCAAACGGTCAAAGCCGAGTTGGGACGTAACCCCAGCCTTGGTGTAGTTGCCGATGAGCTTTTGAGGATACAGCCCAAAGCGACGCTATTTGACCTAGTTGACGAGATCAGCCTAAAAATCGACCAGCAGAAAGGCGAGGCTTCGGAGTTAGAAAAACTACTTGCAGACGCGGAGGCGCTAAAGGCCAAGTATGGCGAGTCATTGGTCCTTGACGACGACAGCACAAGGCCGAACGACCCGCGCGGTTAATTTGGCCGAATCATGCTGGTGTCTGGTGCGCCCCGCTAGTCCTCCGCTGACAGAGCTCAGGGAAACCAGAGCCCTCGGCCGTTAGCCGAGCACTCAAGGCTCGTAGCGAAGTCTTGAGTGCCATTACGACGCGTGGCCAATGTGCTGGTTGGGGATCTCCAAGATCTCCCGCCGCCGTCCCAAAGGTATCACCGAGAGTATCACAAAAGGTATCACCTCGATGAAACCCTCTGAGGGTATCACCGAGGTGATTCTGTAAGTCATTGTCGCATAACGACTTAATTAGTGGAGCGAAAGGGAGTTGAACCCTCGACCTCTGCATTGCGAACGCAGCGCTCTCCCAACTGAGCTACCGCCCCAGGTTCGGTTTCGATCCTCTTCGGCGACCTTGCGCTTCCGCGGGATCGAGCTTGAGGAGAAGCAATTGTAAAACGTCCGAGGCGCGTTGTCAAAGTGGGGCGGCGACGCGCCTGGCGATGGTCCGTGCCGTGCGAATCTCCTTGCGTGGGAGCCGGTCAAGCGCTAGTTTTACGCTGCGACGTTCCGTTTCGCCCCTGCTAGGTCGAAGGCATCGTCGGCGACGCACATGCACGCCCCGAGCTCTTGCATCCTGAAAATAAATTCTATCATGGCAAAAGACGAACCACTGCCGCCGTCACGAGATCGAGTGCCAGCGCCGCCGAGCAAACCGATCGGCGCGTATGGAGGTTCGAGCTCGCCCGCGTCGGCGAAACCGGTGACCGCGGCTCCTGCGACAGCGACTTCCGGAGCGGCTAAGCCCAACGTGCCGGCTGCGGCGACGAAACCCGTCGGCGCGAAAGGGGGGCCGCCGGAGAATGTGCCTCGGCTCGTTTCGCTCGATGCGTTTCGGGGCTTCATCATGCTCGCGATGGCTTCCGGCGGGTTGGCGCTCGGCAAGGTGCTCGCGAATCTCGATGCCGCCGGCATCGATCCCGACTCGACGCAGCGCGAGGTCATCGCGTTTCTCGCGCAACAAACCGATCACGTCCCTTGGGTCGGCGGCGTGTTTTGGGATCTCATTCAGCCGGCCTTCATGTTCATGGTCGGAGTCGCGCTGCCGTATTCTTATGCGCGCCGCGCGGCCCACGGCGAGTCGTACGTGGTGCGGCTTGCGCATACGTTGTTGCGCTCGCTCATTCTAATCATGCTCGGCGTGTTCCTTAGCAACCCGACCGGCGACTCCGACCGCGGCTATGCGATCACGAACTTCACCTTCGTCAACGTCCTTACGCAGATCGGGCTCGGCTATACGTTCGTCTTTTTCTTCGTCAATCGCGGGCTCATCGTGCAAGCGACCGCGATTGCGTTGTTGCTCGGCGGTTGGTGGTATGCGTTTTATCAACATCCGCTGCCGCCCGAAGATTTCGATTATCAAACGGTCCTCACGGCGAAGGACTACGACAATCGCGAGGTCCTCATCTTGCCGGGAATGCTCGGTCACTGGTCGAAGAACGCGAACTTCGCGGCCGACATGGATCGGAAGATTCTCAACGCTTTCCCGCGCAATGCCGATCGTCCGCAACGTGCGCAAGAGACCGAGGCCGAATACGAGCGTCGGCGGCAGAATCCGTTTCGGTTCAACGACGGCGGCTATACGACGCTCAACTTCGTGCCGTCGATCGCGACGATGCTGCTCGGCCTGATCGTCGGCGAGTTGTTGCGCGCGAACTCCACTTCCGGTAAGAAGCTGAAGCAAATGCTGATCGTCGGCGCGGTCTGCTTGGCGCTTGGTTTAGCGGCCGGCTACACGGTTTGTCCGATCGTGAAACGGATTTGGACTCCCTCTTGGGCCTTGGCGTCGGGAGGGATCGTCGTCTGGATGTTGGCGCTGTTCTATCTCACGTTCGATCATTGGAACATGCGCCGCTTGGCATGGCCGCTCGCGGTCGTCGGCATGAACTCGATCGTGATTTATCTGATGGCGCAACTGATGAAGGGCTGGACTCTAGCGGCGTTGAAGACGCATCTCGCGTTTCCTTATGCTAAGTTCGCCGGTTGGATGACGGAGCGCACCGGCAGCGCTTGGAGCCCGACGCTGTTCGGCGGCGCGGCGAGTTCGTTTACGCCGTTTTACGAAAGCCTGGCGGTGCTGTTCACGTTTTGGCTCATCTGCGTCTGGCTTTGGAAGCAGAAGATTTTCGTCAAAATTTAGGGGGGCAGTGGTCAGTGGCCGGTTGCCAGTGGTCAGTTGCGGAGAACTTGCGCCGAGTCTCTCTCTTCAACTGGTCACCGACCACTGACCACCGACCACTCTTCTTTATTCCAACCTTCCGCCGCGGACGCTTACCACATCCGGCTTCGGGAAGTCTTTGGGAACTTCCGTCAGCGTGACTTTGCCGGTGGCGGCCCATTCGCTGCCGCGCAGCAAGGTCGTGATGAAGCCGACGCAATGCATCGACTCCGGGCTGTGTCCCATCGGCGTGTGGAAGACGCGACCTTTGCCGTAGCCGACGGTGAAGATCATCGGTTCGTTTTCGCCGCTGCCGCCGGTCGCCGGATCGGCGAACGCGGTCGCGAGCACGTCGATCTCTTCCGCCGGGCCGCGTAGCTTGTCGTAGAGCTCGTCTTGCGCGTGCATCCAAGATAGAGGGAGGCCGGCGGTGATCGGATGTTCCGCGTTGCGCACGACGATCTGAAACGGATGCTGCTTGCCGTGATGGCCGCCGGAGCCCTTCTCGGTATCGCGCACGATCTTCCCTTCGCGAAAGCGAACGTAAGGGCCGCTCGCTTCGTTGCGGCCTCCCCAGCCGCCGAGGCCGATCATCCGATTGTATTCGGGCCACTTCGGAAACGAATTGTTCGCGGCATGGATGACGGCCAAGCCCCCGCCGCCGTTCACGTAGTCGACGAGGTCTTGCTTTGCCTCGGCCGACCATTCGTCGCCGTTGTAGTTGAGCAGCACGACATCGTAGTTCTTGAACGCCGGCCGGAAGCCGCTCATGTCTTTCTTCCCCTCGGGCGACGTCGCGACATCGACCGTGAAGCGTCCCGACTCGGTGAGATACTTCTGCATCACCGGCGTCGTGGCTTTCCAGCTATGGTTGTTCTGGCCGTCGACGATGAGGAGCTTCAGCTTACCGTCGGCCTTCGGAGCATCGGCGGCTTGCGCAACCATCGCCATCAGGGCGAGCGGAATCAAAGCGAATAACGAAAAGCGTGGCATAGCAGAGGATCTCCGTGAGAGGGCGAGCTGCGAGGGCGGGGAGCGAAGCGTAAGCCGAACGAGAACGCATCGGCTGCGACGAGGCCATTGTGGACGACGGTGATCGACTAGGGAAGCATGTCGCGCACCGTAATCGCGCCGACTTTCATTCCGTCGAGCACGACGTCGACCGATTGCTCGGCGGAGAAGATGTCCACGGATTCATAGCACGCCGGCTGTTCGCTCGCCGCCGCGATCGGTCGACGATATACCTCGAGCTTCCGCTCCGGCAAGTTCACGATCCAGTATTCGGTAATTCCTACGGCAGCATAGATGCGCTGTTTTTCGGATCGATCGAACGCCAGCGACGTGTCCGCGACCTCGACGACGAGGAGCAACTCCGTTGGTCCGGGATGATGTTCCAGATAGTCGCGATAGCCGCCGCGAGCGACGTAGACATCCGGCTGCGGTTCGCTGGTTGCCGTGGTGACTGCTTGTTGACTCCATACCGACGATGCCGCCGGAATGATGCGGTCTAAAGCTTTACGTGTTAGCTCGACGACTGCCCCATGTTGGCTACCGATAGGAGTCATCATCTCGCAAATAACTCCTTCCAGAAGTTCGACGC is a window from the Planctomycetia bacterium genome containing:
- a CDS encoding nucleotidyltransferase; this encodes MLIAHLDADCFYVSAERVRNGFLCEKPVGVLGNQGACVIAKSYEMKAKGVKTGEPIWEAAVKCPEGLYVKRDFRWYEVVSREMLAIVRERSPCVEYYSIDEFFLSVEDPQPERFAQEIQREILQRVGVPVTIGIARTKTLAKLVSDTAKPFGALALVGEQAERDLLAKRSASDITGVGHRSATKLASYGIVTCLDFASAQPALIRRLLTVVGEKLCYELRGERTMPIQTQRPLHKMVSRGGSIGKPSPDPAVQWAWLVRNLERLIETLDYHGLMVGKLTLTLEYKDGPDRSSSVRFDAPTCRFDVLLSGVKVMWERMQFPGNLYRMHHIASELQYPGSRQLSLFDQPRRNDDRILDLMHAVNERHGRFAVRSAATLPLEEIYADDAHSFEICDIHGKTCF
- a CDS encoding SOS response-associated peptidase; the protein is MCGRFTLRARVNDILAEWGYEHALEYAERYNICPSQQIPIVTGDHTAKLVKWGLVPAWADDAKIGNRLSNARAETVAEKPAFRNGFKKGRCLVVADGFYEWKSVDGKKQPYFIRLRSDEPFAFAGLTDRWTKGETPLETAVIITTEANALMAPIHDRMPVILSREAHELWLDPEFQGKEQLLGLLRPYAGDEMIATPVSTVVNSPKNESPQCIVPLNSL
- a CDS encoding DUF5009 domain-containing protein, producing MTAAPATATSGAAKPNVPAAATKPVGAKGGPPENVPRLVSLDAFRGFIMLAMASGGLALGKVLANLDAAGIDPDSTQREVIAFLAQQTDHVPWVGGVFWDLIQPAFMFMVGVALPYSYARRAAHGESYVVRLAHTLLRSLILIMLGVFLSNPTGDSDRGYAITNFTFVNVLTQIGLGYTFVFFFVNRGLIVQATAIALLLGGWWYAFYQHPLPPEDFDYQTVLTAKDYDNREVLILPGMLGHWSKNANFAADMDRKILNAFPRNADRPQRAQETEAEYERRRQNPFRFNDGGYTTLNFVPSIATMLLGLIVGELLRANSTSGKKLKQMLIVGAVCLALGLAAGYTVCPIVKRIWTPSWALASGGIVVWMLALFYLTFDHWNMRRLAWPLAVVGMNSIVIYLMAQLMKGWTLAALKTHLAFPYAKFAGWMTERTGSAWSPTLFGGAASSFTPFYESLAVLFTFWLICVWLWKQKIFVKI
- a CDS encoding ThuA domain-containing protein, with the protein product MPRFSLFALIPLALMAMVAQAADAPKADGKLKLLIVDGQNNHSWKATTPVMQKYLTESGRFTVDVATSPEGKKDMSGFRPAFKNYDVVLLNYNGDEWSAEAKQDLVDYVNGGGGLAVIHAANNSFPKWPEYNRMIGLGGWGGRNEASGPYVRFREGKIVRDTEKGSGGHHGKQHPFQIVVRNAEHPITAGLPLSWMHAQDELYDKLRGPAEEIDVLATAFADPATGGSGENEPMIFTVGYGKGRVFHTPMGHSPESMHCVGFITTLLRGSEWAATGKVTLTEVPKDFPKPDVVSVRGGRLE
- a CDS encoding Uma2 family endonuclease, with product MSTMPTPSTIAPVTFVPSAVHSPPTAPLVHRFTVDEYHRLIDTGVLKATDRVELLEGVICEMMTPIGSQHGAVVELTRKALDRIIPAASSVWSQQAVTTATSEPQPDVYVARGGYRDYLEHHPGPTELLLVVEVADTSLAFDRSEKQRIYAAVGITEYWIVNLPERKLEVYRRPIAAASEQPACYESVDIFSAEQSVDVVLDGMKVGAITVRDMLP